cttccttcctgctCTCAGGGGTGAGGCAGGAGGGTCCTGCCCGGCCGTGCAGCACCAAGCCCACCCCCCAGGCTGGGATAAGGGTGACTCGGAGGCACGTTGGGTGCCCGGGACACACCTGAAGATGGGATCAAGTCTCGTAACTGCTTCTCCACCTCTCACCTCCAAACAGCgcaggaggaaagcaaaaatcACACAGTGGATGTAAGGCTAAAAAGCAAGAATGAATTAGGTTTGTGTGGAGGCAAGACAACACAATTGGTTTTAACGACAAGGGGATCCAGGGCCCTCTGTAGCAAATGCTTCAGCTATTGAAAAAGTCCAAAACGGGAAGAAGCTAAACTGGTGTTTCACATACATTTTTATCTCAAGGCAAAAGCCTTGACTTCATACTGCAGTTTTAGCTCAGATAATCTGCACTCCAACAGGCAGGATCAGAGATCACATCTTTCTTCTGTGGAAGCAGCATTAGACCGATTGGTTGATTAATAATATCGCTGCCTTATACACGAGCTCCGCTTAATCCCCCCCCCATTACTGCCCGTATGATCCAGCATCCAGGGGTCACATGAGACGCAAGCCCATGATTACTTGGATGTGCCTCCCCTGCCGACATTTAATGTGAAACTTTGACCACATAAACCCATGCTTTATTTACAGGGAGAGTTATACAAGCCCGGTGCAAGTCCATCACGTTAGAACAGTCACCCTTTCCAAAACACCCATCATCAAATTGCTCCTTACTGCAAAGACAGCTACGAAGATGTTATTCCATGACTCAGAATGGCTGTCGTGTGACAACAAAAAAcgctataagaaaaaaaatatcagtcagTTAGAAAAATTCTTTTGCATGGCGTGCCTCAATGCAGGGTTGGAACAAGTGTGGGATGTAGGGATGCTTAGCTTCTTATCTTCAGGATCTGTAACTATTTTTTTGGGTTCATATTGCCTCAAGGAGCTGTGGCTTCCTTGGCTACAGGTAATTCAGAGGTCAAAGCAGGCAGGTTAGATCGACGTTTTCCATCATTGCTTCTCTCTTCTCAGTACTTTCACCTCCTCCTGTCTGCTCACTGCATCCCTCCAGCTCTTCCCACTCCACCACCTTCCCCTCCCATGCTACCCCAGCTGCCAAAATACTGTTATTGTAACAGCTTTTTATAactaaataaactaaaaatatccTAGTCAAACAAAGGATTAACAAGTCAAATCTTGGTCTCTTCTCTCACTCACCAGCCTGGACCTTTTCTTCTCCTGTTGTCTTTCCTCACTCTGTCTTTGTGACAGTTGGCACTTTGACAGGGAATTTGGGAAGCGCTTCCTGCTTTTCCCGTTTGCGCTACTAGGACCATTGTGGAATTTAAGAGGACATGTTTACTTACCGGTGTAGAGAACATCAACCAGCCCAGTGGTGGAAACACAGGAATCAAAGTAGAGAAGATGAAGTAAACTGCTTCATTATTGAACATATAGAGAATGAAATTCACCTGGAATAAAGTAGGAAAAGTATTTCCAATATTCATGTGTTGTCGCTACAAAATAGGCTATTTGTCATCGATTTGGGCTATTCTGCTGAAAATCAGTATATTTGAAATGAAACCTCAAGTGACAAGATGTGTAAATCAGACACTTCAGGGTGAAGATTCACTGCACTTACCAGAATGAAGATGGAAGACCAAATGTAACGATTACTTCGTCCCGTGCGAAATTTAAAGGCAATTAAATAGACAAGGAGGACAAGAGACGCTCCATAACCAATGATGCAAATTATCTGGAGAGAGAGACTGATGTCAGCGACAAGGAGGTGGGTGTAGATATATGAAAACCTCCCTGGAGCAGTCTGTTTcgattaaaatatttaaagcaaaaactCACTGCAAAGCAAGGGAGGGGGATTTGTGCCTGCCCGTTTTCCCGTACGCAGAGAGCTCACCAGGGGCAGCACGGTGCTGGCCTGCAGAGGGCACGTGCGGTTGGAGAGCACCACGACCCCAAACATGAGGCACACCAGGGTCCAGAGGAGCGGGACGTCCACCAGCGCCTGCCCGCACCAGTACGCCGAGGGGAAGAGCCCTGCGAGCCGCAGCTGGGCGCGAGCCTGGAGCTGAGAAAGCAAATGGGAAAAGAGAGGTGATTTAGAAGAGCCTAAAACATCAGTTCTCTTCCTTCTCCGTTACCTTCTCTCCATCCTTTCCTGGCTGAGCTTTCCAAGCACTTTCAattctttcttatttaaaattcaatTCTTTCAATTTAATATTCAATTCTTTCTTGTTTAAAACCGCATCATTcttaaaaggggggaaaaagaaataatcaaaattcCTCCTGACTCCAAAATCTTTATTAACACCCAAACTGTTCTGAGACCCAGCCGATTCCCCAAGATGCAGGGTAATGTGCTTTGGCACAACACTGTGCTCATgtggctgtatttttttaatagcatcctACCTAGAAATGCCAGCCAGCCCACTGGTacatgacctgtgctccagagacATTGCATCTGCATTCCCTTCTTGTGCAAGATCACCGACAGCACATGTTTTTTACCTTATAATCTTCCATGCTGCTTACTGCAAAGTGAGGAGACAAACCAGCAACCAAAATCAGCATGTAGCTGagacagatgaagaaaatatCCCTCTTTAATTCTGGATTTTGTGTCTGTGGAACAGAAATTCAGAGTCATCAATAATCAACGGCTGCTCAGGGAAAATCTGGCTAGCTTGACGCTCATAGGGTGGTTCAACACGCAAATGAGCAGTAAGACTAATAGTAAAGATATTCATGtttaagaacacaaaacaagGCAACAAAGCAAGCATTTAACATCTTAGAATTTGCAAAAAGTATTGGAATTACTGCAAGTTATTGAGGAGGGATCTTTTTGATGCTGATTCTTGCCAAATGGATGCTGAAGGAAGGTGAGGTTTGCAAGTATTACCGCTGTATTCCTACCACATTGCCACACAGCACGAGCTTAAATGTCTTATGGCACTGAAATCCCATAGAGCTCttaaacactgcagaagaaattGTCATTAAATAAGCACCGGTATTGACTGCTGAGCAGTGTCCCCAGGAACTGGCCAGCAGTTGGACCACTGACCCCCAACCCCTTGGTGGCTGCTCATCCAACCAGATTTCCAACCCCTCTAGTCCTTATCACTTCAGCGTGGCTATTCCATTTCGTCTTCACCAAGGCAGACAGGGCACTCACGTTGTAAAAGGGCTCAGTCCAGACACGGATGCGCGCGGTGGAATTGAAGAGCCTGAGGAAGGTGTTGCTGAGGATGTTGATGAGCACGGGGAAGCAGTTGACGGGCTCTGCACTGCACATGACCGTGAATCGGTAGCTCTGAAGGTGGAAAAGCAAAAGATGTTACCTTCGTGCCCGTGAGaggtgtgaggagcagctgaCCGCAGTGAGGGGTTTAGAGAAAAGCAATGACAAAGGCAATCAGACAGCTTTATTGGTGGAATCATGAGCAAAATGATTGATGAAGACAATTTCTGGAGAAAACCGCAAAGGACTTGCATTGATGCTTTTATCTAAAGATCACTGTGAAGAAGCATACAGCGGAAAGAACCAAATATCATCTTGGCTTCCCACAAACAGGACTACTGATATTATTTAATATGGCCAACAAATATTCTCCCTTTTGCTGGTGTGTATTTCGCCGTGCCTCAtttaaacacatttcagaaaatcGTGTTGACGTACaggatgaaagaaggaaaaaaaatacccctCACCTTGCCTTCCAGGGATATTTTTATAGCTCCATTGTGCAGTGGAATGCTTGTGACGTTTTTCTCATGAGTTATTTCTGGGGTTATGTTTTGAGTCTTCAAAGCAGCAACGAAATCCTCAATTTCTGATCCTGAAATCAAGTGAGGAACAGAAATTAATTAgagtttttttccttgaaatataaACAGTTACATATAGACAAGTTCCCACTTGCAAAGCAGAGGTATGTTTAAAAACCCGATACCATACAGAACCTAAGCAAACTTATATTTTCtctatctttttctattttaattaaattggtTGAACACAATATATGTTTCCTTactttgtttgtttactttttttttttttttcaatttgcctGGTTCATTACTCTTTCAAGTATCAGCTACTCCGTTATCGTTACTAAAACTGGATTTGCTTCTGCTCAAAAGAAAATACCTCCCAAAGCCACAAATATATAAAGGAACGTACAGAAAGAGTAAGGCAAGGTTGGTCTATCAACTCTAAGAGGACTCAGAGTGGTGCAGAAAGTGAATCAACATCACATGTTCTTCTTCACCTGTATCATTGAAGATGAGAAGGTTTGTCGACTTATCTTGAATTTTCTCTTCAGTGGGAAGAAAATACAAGCTAGCCGTGATTTCCCAGTTACTGGAGCTGTCCCACAGTTGAAATCCAATGAAAAGTGTCATTATTGGAAGGATAAATATTCCAAAGAACAGCAATCTAGatggaaaaagagaccaaaagCGGGTCCAGGGGAACTCCACCTTTAATTGTGCGGTTTATGTTGAGAAAGACAAGGGGAAATTTAAAACTTAAGCAATTCAGAGCTCTACCAGTAAGTTCCAACTCTCATTATTACTGCAGGTTTTAATCATTTTCCACCCAATTCTCTGCTTCTGAACATTTCCATCAGTATTTAAGCCTTTCCTCAGTCACTCAAGGGAACGATCAAATCCTCCGCAAAGCACCGAGCCAGCACGAGGGCTGCAGAGTAGGCAAGCGCTCTCCTACTTACATGGAGCGGAGAAACTTTCCATCATGCTTTAGTTTTAAGAAGCGAACTCTCATCACGGCACACACTTGCTGCCTCCAGAGCGCCATCCCACTCACTGCCACCCTCTCCTGCTCAGGAAACACCAGGTGGCTTTGGTCCCACTCCTCGAGGTCTCTGTCTTCTGTATGTTCACCATGAGAAATACCGTTATCCACAAAGAGCATTCAAAGGACACATTTTAATTGCAAACAATCAACAAGGATATTCTGTTCTGAATagagaaacactttttttttttttttttttttttttagccagaaAAGAAACAAGGGCAGAGAAAAGGGGCCATAATTTATCCAGAACATGATTTACAACGGTGAATTCAGACTGACTGAACTCGGGCTCATATGGAAACACATCCAATATCTTCACTGGCCTTCTGAAATGCCTTTTGTCTAGTTTATCCCATCCCACCTCCTGGTCTGGGCAGTATACCCTTCAAAGGCAAACACCCTTCCAACATCAGTCTTCAATTCTTGTGCTTAAAAGCTTATGGAAAGTCAAGACTGAATTATCTCGACTTCTCCAAGATTAGATTCTTCACTAAAGGAGTGTTGAATACGACTGCAACTCTTGACCTACCAAAACCTACCGAAATTCACATTTAAGAGAAACTCATTagatatttaattaaaacatatgCGGAACCTTAATCAAACCACACTCACGAACTGGAGTCAATGTTTTACCTTCTTGACCGATGGCTTCCTCGCCCTCCAGTTTCAGGAAAACATCTTCCAGGGTTGTCCTGCTAACCTCATAATTAACAACCCCCTGCAAAAAACTGCTCTCGAGATGGCTGAACAGATCTGCAGGATAGAAACAACCAGACTCAGCCTAGCAACCCAGGCTAGTGTTGAGCAGAAACTCGGGCTAGCACGATTAACACTATGTCCTAGCATTCACATCATTGAACTCCGTAACTTAAAAACCATGGCAAAATTATCACGCCCTTCAGAGACAAGTAGTGGAAAATGCAGACTTCTTGATTACCATCGGCCTTTCTGGTAGGAGAAACATCatcctgaaaccagaggagactCGGTGGATTTTAGTTTGTGGATTAGTTGGATTTTCTTTAGTTCATCTGCATTATTAACATCAGCATGTCCATTAGAGGCTTTCTTTAAGGCTGATGCAGCTCTGGCCTTCCTCATTACAGTATGGATCAGGGACTATAGTTATTCCCTTCACAGCaactttgctttctgcttttcccaCCATTTGGTTTCCCTTTACAAGCCTGGCGCAAAGACAGGCTTTTCTTACCTGGGAAGCAATCCGTGTTTTCCAGAGGAAGCGTATAACACAGTTCACCCCGCTTCTGCCCTTTGAGCACAGCATCAGGGATGTACTGCCTGACCAGGGATGATGTGAGCTCAGGGTCACACAGGTCATTTATGCGTATCCTGTTTGTATCAAAAAGCAATTGCTATAATATTAaatgaggggggggaaaaaaaaaaaaaaaagcatgcaccATCCGTTTAAAATACAAAGTCGTTCCTCAAGCCACAGGGAAACCTCCAAACCTGGGCAGCATTTCAATGGGAATTTTTATAGACATCTGCCAGTGCCCCTGGTTTTGCCATGCATGTAAGAAATAGTTGAGGTTAGCAATAATCATCCTGGCCAGTGCTGCTAAACCAAGAACACAGACATTACAATCCAAAGAAAATCAACTTCACGTTAAAGCTGCTGTACGTCACTCTGGCACCACAGCGTATGTGGAAATAGCAATTCATCTTACTCTGGTCCCCCTCTGGCTGTGAAGGAGGTTGCAAAGTCATTTTAGCTACATGCTCAGAGCTTTCAGGATTGGGTTCCAAAGAAAAACAGCTTGCTATCCAAAGCAAGATGTTTTTGGCAGCCTCAAAAGTCTTCTGAAATGAATGGTCAAGATTTCTATTACTTTATATAGAAATTCTATAGAGACACAGACTCTGCATGAAAACACTCACAGCAACTAGAAACTTTCCATAAAAAGAGTGATGACCAAAAAGAAGAGGATTTACCTTAAGTGATAGCCAATTCCCCATTTTCTCTTCAAGTACAGAGATGAGCCAACACACTGTAATGTCCCATTTGAGAGGAAAGCTTTCCGATCTAAGGAGGAAGGAATACAAAGGATTTAGGGGGGATTTACAACAGCGCAGTAAACTGACCTCACGCTGCTCCTTCTGAACTCAACAGATATTTTCATAATGAAGTCGAGAGGACTAAAACCAGGCCagttctgaagatttttttcttcttaaactgcTGCCTTTCTCCCAAGCGTCAAGGTTAATcttttaattatgcatttttaCAGGCTTGTGGAAAATTTCCCATGCAGCCCAGGAGTAATAAGGAAACAGGAGAGGTATTCGTTCAAACAACATCACTAATTTTTTGTGAGTGCTGCTAGTGGTATATCCAGATAATATGCAACTGCTTCATCCTGAAGCAGAGCACAGGCAAGGGCTTGGAGGGTCACGTCAGCCTTTGCTCAGCTTGGGGTGGGCGGTCGCGATCAGACAAAACGCGTCCAGCGAGCACGGACTGTGGGCTCGTTTGCAAACCATCATTAGCCACAGTGTGAAAATCTGGGCTCACCCGCATGAGCATCAGCCTCCTCCATGGACTGGGTCGTGAAGAGCGTCACGCGTCCAGCCTGGCGCTCCTTCAGAAGGCTCCACACGTGGTGCCTGGAGCACGGATCCAACCCGGCCGTCGGCTCGTCTAAAAACAACACCTACAAAGGTGAACAAGATCAGATCTCCACCTGTTCAAGCCAGCAATTCTGCGTTTACATCATTTCATTGCATGCTTTTGATGATCTCACTCTTAAGATTAAAATTCATCCTCAAATATCAGCCGTTTTTATTGCTCTTTCTTCTGTTACAATATTATTCAGAGATTCCTCAAGCATTCTGGCAGCCAAGCGAACGAGTAGGTCAGCAGACTTGGAGTGCCAGAGGAAAAGTACAAATCTCTGCATGCCAAGACAAAATGCAAAGCTATGTGCTAAACCAGGACACGTTTTGTGTGTGTAAACACGATCGGTCCCTACCTGGGGATTCCCTAAAATTGCAATTCCAAgagacagttttcttttttgtccccCACTCAAAGTATCGGCGTGAACGTCCTGAAGGTTGGTGAGATCCAACATCACAAGAACTTTCTGCACCTTGGCAATAGGCAAAGACAAGATTTCCAAAGCATTGGTCATATTTTAATTCATAAATGGCTATCACACAGTACAATAGAGTATAACTTCAAGatttaaacattatttattttaaatggctttgcttAGAGATAAATACTGTAAATCTGAATTCTAAATCTTTTATAACATGAGGatagaaaagagctgaaaaaaacaCTTCTTCCATAAATTTGGGTTGTTGTAATTTCCATAGAACAAGACGCTGGCGATAATATTTGATAAAGAAAGCTCAGACTGGCCAAGATGCCATAAACCAGAGCGACTGACAAGCACACACCAACCTCTTGCTCTACTTCCTTCTGCTGAATCCCCTTGATGTGAGCAAAAGTTCTCAAGTTTTCCTTCACCGTTAAGGcttcaaaatgcaaattaaactgGGGGCAAATCCCAATCATTCCCCGAATTTCTTCCATATCCCATAGTTCAGAAACTTTGTAGTTGTATATCATTGCAGAACCTGTACGCAGGAATGAATGAATCAAATTTTACACAGTATTTCCCAGTCCCAAGGGGAAAGCAAACTGCTTTGTGGTCATACCTTTGACATTAATTCCAGCATTGGGGATGTTTctcaagtgggtttttttgtgggttttttttttgtttttttttttttaaaaaaaaagaaaaaaaaaaagaaaaaaacctttgtgtTGTCCAAAGCTTTGATATcactcaaaaatatttcagacgGTCAAATTTCTCCCTTAAGAACTAAAACGTATTTCCTATAGGTGTGCTGCTCATGGAATACATCAAGCCATCCAGATGGAGAACCAACCAGCTGTGGATGCTCGCATGCACGAGCGTATCCACAGAGGATGCATTAGCCCCAAAGCTCATGTTGGAGAATCTGCCCTGACAACAAACCGGACTGAATGACTGAGGGAAAACTTGGGGTTTTGCATCTTTACCCCCTtacacttgaaaaaaacaaacagtttctCCTCTTCAGCCTTCAGATTCATCATCTTACCTGCTGAAGGCTTGGAAAATCCACTGAGCACATTTAAGAGAGCAGTTTTTCCAGATCCGCTATGACCAAGTAATGCAGTGATCTGGCCTTCGTATATATTTAAGGACAAACCTAGAGTAGAAATAGGATAACGTTAGGATGTTTTGTGAGAAAGAGACTCGTACCTGTGGCTTGCTGCCAAGTACGACAGAGGAGTGACATTTCTTTTGAAGCTGAGAGGCAAAAACACAGATCCAAAAACATGGGTTGCATCTTCAGGAGTTAGGACTAACCTTACTAAGGAACTTGCAGTCATGTCTTGATTGAACCAGTTTATTAATTTCGATATTTAAAGAATTTTGACTTCTGTTTTCTGCAAGGTTCATAACCTTTCATTTTAGTGTAGCTCAAGAGAGATCCAGAGAAAGAGGCCCAGAGCCTTTCCAGCGTGTGCAATTTCAAGAGTTATTTCAAAGCAGCCAGACTTAGCcacctaattttctttttcttttttttttttttttttaatacttattttttatttttgtggattGTTTGGATTTACTCAATATAAACCTTTGAGACCATATTGATACTTTCACTGTCACTTGGAGTTCTTGTTAAATAAAGGCATTTAACAAATATCCCACAACTATGCTTTGATTATCCCAACTACTTGCATACTTGCAGTTGACAGACGTGCAAGTGCTTGGTGAACATGGCTCAGCCAGTGACAGCAGAATTGACTGTAGCCAGGAACCAAAATACCAAGTTTTGTTTGCCCAAAATAGTTTACATTTTGAAAGGGAggtttaaaaagggatttttagaGTGGGTCATAGCTTCAAAACCACAGCTTTTAAGGACACTTCTGCTGTTGCgaaaataataaatagtaattttcctGGAGTGAACAGGAAGATAACAACCTGGTAGAAATTTGCCAGTAATTTACCCCAGCAGAAATAACCGTTGCATAACATATTTTAGCAGTGTGGAGGCAGAATTAAGTACATCCAGTACATTTCAAAACAGTTTGGGTTCATATCTAgtgaaaaatgacattaaaagcATTACAAAACTTCTCTTACCCCTTAAAGCTTCAGTTCTCTTGCTGCCcttcttgtatatttttttaatattgtttagtCTAAAGGAAAGCAAGCAAGCCGTTACTATTGAATCTCACAATTTTGGCATGTTTCCTCTGCCTCAAAATAACCTTTGAAAAACTATTGGAAGAATATTTCTCAACCTTCTCCTCAAACCGATCCAGCAGAATTAGCTAATTGCTTTtctaaaagatgtttaaaaagtTTCAAAGTCAAACTCAATAAACATTTAGTGAATGAAGCAGGAAGCCCTAGGGAATGAGATAATACGTGGTTATATAATTAAAAGCAATGATCTAGCTATTATTTTAGCGTATTTATATTTGCTTTCTAGTAATAAGCAACAGCAAAGGGCCGTTCGAGCCCGGTGAGGATGTAAATAACAGCATCTTATGCAGCACCTTCCACCCGCAGTGTTCTTAAAGATGCCAGCAAAGGGGAAcagactcactgctgctgctcgTGGGGCAGCGAGCTGCTCCCTGGCACAGAGGATGCACCACGTCCAAGAAATGTTCAAATCCAGCTCTGGAGGGAAACGAAACGCCGAACAAACCCTCCCTTTCACATATTTGCCATTCAGCTTATCTGTACACATTAGATGGCCGAGTCCAACGTTTACCAGTGCGATACAGCTATGCTCTCTAGACTCCATTCTAACGTGCAGGGTTATATTTTTCATGCCTACAGGAGTCTTTACCTAATTGCTTCCTTCCCATCGAAGCCTGGAGGCATCGGCTCGGTGTTATTCCTGGAGATGGGTTCATGGCTGCTCTCGTTGCCAGCTCGCAGCCCCACATACCCGCTCCTGGGCTTGAACCAGTAGGAGGGTCTCAGGAAGAACGAAGGGGGATGTGGCACTCCGTATTTGCCTAATTCCGAAACAGAGAAGGTGAGTTATCAACCCAAACCTGCTATCTGACAGTTCAACTTGGACAAACGCCATGTCCAGCCATCTCTTCCTCTTTAGCTGCAGAATCCAGACTTTTAGCAGTGTAAAAGGACGGCTAAATTCTGCAGTGTAAGTTGTCCACTCGTCCACGTCTGTAAATCACAGCACAGACCTCACTGACTAACTCATTGGCCCAGAGCATACAGGGAAATCAGGTCAAATCCTACAACATCCCTTTAAACCCAGTGGTTAGGGCTGTTGGAGTAGGATCTCAGTGACTTGCTGCAGGGTTTAACGTTCCTTTTGGAGCCTGTTTTTGAGGCAGGACCAAATGAGGTAGCGACATGCACCCAGCTTCTGGGAAAACAGGATTCTTCCCGACCATTCTTTTTCTGAGCAATACAGAAAATCTCGTTTTCACCCCTGTTGTAACGTGGCAAGGCTCATTGCTGTTAAGATGCCCTGCCACAACCTGACCAGTTTGCTACCGGgccactttttttgttgttacatgTAGATTAGTCTTCTCAGCTCTATCCCATAGCTCCTTTGGCAATTTCCTCCCTACGAGGGGAGAGGATTATAGAGAAAAATGCAGAGGAATTGGTATTCTTTCTCTCACATTTCTACTTACCAGGCAAAACCTTATCAAAGTAGATGGCCAACAGCAAATACAAGACACTGTCAAGGCTCAGTATGATGTACAGATTAAAGAAAGGGTACAACTCTGGTGAAAAGGCTGGTCCatatttttccaattttattatctagggggaaaaaaaaaaaaaaaaaaaaaaaaaaaaaagcacgtcaGATGCAACACTT
The sequence above is drawn from the Athene noctua chromosome 18, bAthNoc1.hap1.1, whole genome shotgun sequence genome and encodes:
- the LOC141968080 gene encoding ABC-type organic anion transporter ABCA8-like isoform X1 — encoded protein: MENTSSGGKMQGMFKRASKIFQQTRALLWKNILLTWRMKTESFQEWITLAIFLLIIQTSSTMIFHYPRQEIPYDFLGRLDDPAFNATGVTLAYTPVTNTTRRIMSKVASDSALTGIIIEEVENEKKLETRGIGEEDIIGVVFKNDFSYHLRFQSYSVLPSNDAYEHIDTCFNFSSSYCKVPSYWYAGFLSVQSSIDAAVIEVKTNHSVWEEMKSISGIRLKSPLIKPVYKLDYIWFIIYIILCFSPYMYFLSVKVIREKKKLKVLMRAMGLQDIAFWLSWSLLYTVYISITASLLTLITITEVTHDHNFVEIYFFYFFYGVASIHFCFMLSSLLKQPNIASFVGFVLHVIFGLLGFLTLFKKLPQSLEWILNLFSPFAFTAGFSKIIKLEKYGPAFSPELYPFFNLYIILSLDSVLYLLLAIYFDKVLPGKYGVPHPPSFFLRPSYWFKPRSGYVGLRAGNESSHEPISRNNTEPMPPGFDGKEAIRLNNIKKIYKKGSKRTEALRGLSLNIYEGQITALLGHSGSGKTALLNVLSGFSKPSAGSAMIYNYKVSELWDMEEIRGMIGICPQFNLHFEALTVKENLRTFAHIKGIQQKEVEQEVQKVLVMLDLTNLQDVHADTLSGGQKRKLSLGIAILGNPQVLFLDEPTAGLDPCSRHHVWSLLKERQAGRVTLFTTQSMEEADAHADRKAFLSNGTLQCVGSSLYLKRKWGIGYHLRIRINDLCDPELTSSLVRQYIPDAVLKGQKRGELCYTLPLENTDCFPDLFSHLESSFLQGVVNYEVSRTTLEDVFLKLEGEEAIGQEEDRDLEEWDQSHLVFPEQERVAVSGMALWRQQVCAVMRVRFLKLKHDGKFLRSILLFFGIFILPIMTLFIGFQLWDSSSNWEITASLYFLPTEEKIQDKSTNLLIFNDTGSEIEDFVAALKTQNITPEITHEKNVTSIPLHNGAIKISLEGKSYRFTVMCSAEPVNCFPVLINILSNTFLRLFNSTARIRVWTEPFYNTQNPELKRDIFFICLSYMLILVAGLSPHFAVSSMEDYKLQARAQLRLAGLFPSAYWCGQALVDVPLLWTLVCLMFGVVVLSNRTCPLQASTVLPLIICIIGYGASLVLLVYLIAFKFRTGRSNRYIWSSIFILVNFILYMFNNEAVYFIFSTLIPVFPPLGWLMFSTPRFLLSHDSHSESWNNIFVAVFAPYIHCVIFAFLLRCLEVRGGEAVTRLDPIFRIQRRRAVTRQNRDHPGEESPEVQAERERVRSVMASLHQEEESVIVVNSLRKEYEDKRASSIFKKKKKVAVKNLSFSVKKGEVLGLIGPNGAGKSTTINMISGDITVTAGEVLLQGRDAVASSPGQRSPGCLGCCPQRDPLWPALTVHQHLEAYAAVRGMSKEDAAVSINCIEKALDLQKHSKTPARRLSAGETRKLCFALSVLGDPTVMLWDEPSVGMDLKGQRRMWKVIQTAMKSKERAAILSTQYLEEVAAMCDRVAILGSGQLRYIGSLEDLKSKFGTSYHLEVKMMDTGQSDALHAEILQLFPCAARQERTTSLLVYKIPMEDALPLSQSFSKLETAKRNFRLEEYSLSLHTLQQAFVDLTRDLEEHDLDTASDGVVEQRPLHP
- the LOC141968080 gene encoding ATP-binding cassette sub-family A member 10-like isoform X3, with translation MKSISGIRLKSPLIKPVYKLDYIWFIIYIILCFSPYMYFLSVKVIREKKKLKVLMRAMGLQDIAFWLSWSLLYTVYISITASLLTLITITEVTHDHNFVEIYFFYFFYGVASIHFCFMLSSLLKQPNIASFVGFVLHVIFGLLGFLTLFKKLPQSLEWILNLFSPFAFTAGFSKIIKLEKYGPAFSPELYPFFNLYIILSLDSVLYLLLAIYFDKVLPGKYGVPHPPSFFLRPSYWFKPRSGYVGLRAGNESSHEPISRNNTEPMPPGFDGKEAIRLNNIKKIYKKGSKRTEALRGLSLNIYEGQITALLGHSGSGKTALLNVLSGFSKPSAGSAMIYNYKVSELWDMEEIRGMIGICPQFNLHFEALTVKENLRTFAHIKGIQQKEVEQEVQKVLVMLDLTNLQDVHADTLSGGQKRKLSLGIAILGNPQVLFLDEPTAGLDPCSRHHVWSLLKERQAGRVTLFTTQSMEEADAHADRKAFLSNGTLQCVGSSLYLKRKWGIGYHLRIRINDLCDPELTSSLVRQYIPDAVLKGQKRGELCYTLPLENTDCFPDLFSHLESSFLQGVVNYEVSRTTLEDVFLKLEGEEAIGQEEDRDLEEWDQSHLVFPEQERVAVSGMALWRQQVCAVMRVRFLKLKHDGKFLRSILLFFGIFILPIMTLFIGFQLWDSSSNWEITASLYFLPTEEKIQDKSTNLLIFNDTGSEIEDFVAALKTQNITPEITHEKNVTSIPLHNGAIKISLEGKSYRFTVMCSAEPVNCFPVLINILSNTFLRLFNSTARIRVWTEPFYNTQNPELKRDIFFICLSYMLILVAGLSPHFAVSSMEDYKLQARAQLRLAGLFPSAYWCGQALVDVPLLWTLVCLMFGVVVLSNRTCPLQASTVLPLIICIIGYGASLVLLVYLIAFKFRTGRSNRYIWSSIFILVNFILYMFNNEAVYFIFSTLIPVFPPLGWLMFSTPRFLLSHDSHSESWNNIFVAVFAPYIHCVIFAFLLRCLEVRGGEAVTRLDPIFRIQRRRAVTRQNRDHPGEESPEVQAERERVRSVMASLHQEEESVIVVNSLRKEYEDKRASSIFKKKKKVAVKNLSFSVKKGEVLGLIGPNGAGKSTTINMISGDITVTAGEVLLQGRDAVASSPGQRSPGCLGCCPQRDPLWPALTVHQHLEAYAAVRGMSKEDAAVSINCIEKALDLQKHSKTPARRLSAGETRKLCFALSVLGDPTVMLWDEPSVGMDLKGQRRMWKVIQTAMKSKERAAILSTQYLEEVAAMCDRVAILGSGQLRYIGSLEDLKSKFGTSYHLEVKMMDTGQSDALHAEILQLFPCAARQERTTSLLVYKIPMEDALPLSQSFSKLETAKRNFRLEEYSLSLHTLQQAFVDLTRDLEEHDLDTASDGVVEQRPLHP